Sequence from the Methanococcoides methylutens genome:
TGATTCCGTCCTTATGGTGTATTGGTGGAACATGTGCTCACATCCTTTCCTGATAGTTGGAATGGTAATGCCACTTGCACTTTTTAGTCCTTCTGAAAGGAGATGTGCATTCTTCTGGCGTTTAAGGTTGAACCCATTGACCTTTTTGAGCTGAACAAGACCAATTGCAGCTGCAATATCGGTCATTCTGAAATTATATCCTAACATCTCGTGAAGGTAACGTTCCTGTGAACCATGTGCACGTATCATCCTGGCTTTTCTGGCAATTTCGCTGTCATTGGTAGTTATTATTCCGCCTTCGCTGGTTGTCATGTTCTTTGTAGGGTAGAAACTGAAAGCTCCCGTTCCGAAGGAACCTACTTTCTTGCCTTGATAAGTTGCACCATGGGCCTGGCATGCATCTTCAATAATAGCCAGATCGTGATCTTTTGCAATTTCATTAATCTGCTTCATCTCTGCTGGATGGCCGTAGAGGTGTACCGGCATCAGTGCCTTTGTGTCTTTGGTTATACTATTCTCTATCAAACTTGTATCAATATTGAACGTTTCAGGTTCAATGTCCACGAATACTGGCCTTGCACCGGTATACATGATACTGTTAGCAGTTGCTATGAAGCTAAAGGACGTTGTGATGACCTCATCGCCTTTACCTATTCCATGTGCCAGTAGTGCGGCATGAAGAGCAGCTGTTCCAGAGTTCACCGCGATCGCATGATCTGTTCCGATAAATTCTGCAAAAGCACTTTCAAACTCTGCAACACGCTTTCCTTCCGCAATGTTTCCTGAAGCCAGCACCTCGGATACTGCATCTATCTCTTCATCTCCAATATTTGGTTTTGCGATTGGGATCATTTTATTCCTCGTGTGTTTGGAATTATTTAGATGGCTGATTAAATTAGATTAGATTAGATTAGATTAGATTAGATTGATTAGATCAACTGGGGTGGCTAAATTAGATGCTGTTTAAGGATCTCAGCTCTTCTGGGAGCTCTTTTATCTTTGCGGGACATCCGATTGCAAGTTTCCATGGGGGGACTTCACGTGTCACCAGTGCCCCACCTGCTATGAATGCACCTTCTCCGATCTCAACTCCCGGGAGTATGGTTGCATTTGCACCAATTGATGCTCCTTTTCGAATGATGGGGCCTTCTGGCTTGTATTCTTTACGAATTGGATATTTATCATTTGCAAGTACTGCACATGGGCCAATGAAGACGTTGTCCTCTATCATTACATCAGTAGGGATATAGACATTCCCTTGGATACTGACATTATTCCCGATAGTTACATTTCCGTCGATGATAACGTTGGTCCCTATCAGGACATTATTGCCAATGATGGTGTTCTCACGTATCATGCAGTTGTGTCCGGTCTTGAAATTGCTACCTGTCCTGACATTACTGAAGATCGTTGTGTTTGGTCTTATGAATGAGTTTGATCCAATTTCACATCCTTGAAAATCAGAATCTTCGATGCGGCCATTTTCCTCTACTATTCGGGAGAGGATCTTATGTTCCGGATATCCAAGTATGACGTTTTCAAGCACTACTGAATTATCTCCTATGGTGCTTGATCCATATACTCTGGCAGAAGAATGTATCTTTAAATTTATATTATGCAATATGAACTCCCCTGAATCTTATATGTCAGTAATATATTGATAATGTTTATGGCTTGTAACATATATCATTTTGGAATTATTGTTTAAAATAATTGATGAAACCGATAGCTTACCTATTGATGACAGGTTTTTTACCTTATATCCAATTTGTCTTTAGCTTGTATTTATAATCAGTTTCAATGAGTGATCTAATATGTTTTCCATCTTCTGTGCAATTATTATTTCAGAAGAAAAAGTGTATCAATTTTCTCAAAATCTCCAATGTTGCCAAATGCTTTATATGTATAAACTGCAATTTCCCCCTCTATGTTTACTATTCTGACAGGATCACAGTTTGGTGATGAAGGAAAAGGAAAGATCGTTGATCTGCTCTCAAAAGACTACGATCTTGTCGTCAGGTTCCAGGGTGGCGACAACGCCGGCCATACGGTAACAGTTGGCGAAGATGTCTATAAGTTACACTTGATACCTTCAGGTTTTTTGCTTGATTCTAGGGTGTTGATAGGTCCGGGTACCGTCCTGAACCCTGAGGTTCTGGCAGAAGAGATCGATATGCTTGCAAAGGGTGGTGTTGATATCCATTCCGATAAACTTGGTATTGATGCTAAGACCAGTATCATTATGCCATATCATATTGAGCAGGACGGTCTTCGTGAATCTTCCCGTAAGGAGAAGATCGGCACTACTAAGAGAGGTATTGCTTTTGCTTATATGGACAAGATCGCAAGGGATGAGATCCGCATGGGGGATCTGGTCAATTCCGAGAAACTCCTTAGCAGACTATCTTTGATAGCAGCTTCCAAAGAGGCGGCTATTAAGGAACTTGGCGGTGATCCTTCAATTGTGACCGATAAGGAACTTATTGATAAGTATGTGGAACTTGGTAAGAGATTAGCTCCTTATGTTACGGATGTGTCATATGAAGTGAACAAAGCTATTGCAGATGGCAAGAACGTAATGGCTGAGGGGGCACAGGGCACTCACCTTGATGTTATCCACGGTACGCAGAAGTTTGTGACCTCTTCAAGCACTATTGCAGGTTCAGCATGTGCAAATCTTGGTGTTGGTCCTACTAAGGTGGATGAGGTTCTGGGTATTGTTAAGGCTTATATTACAAGGGTCGGAGAAGGTCCGCTTCCAACAGAACTTGATGATGAGGCAGGCAAACATTTACATGATGTTGGTCATGAGTTCGGAACTACTACCGGAAGGTCCCGCAGATGTGGATGGTTCGATCTCCCTCTTTTGAAGAAGGCGATCTTCCTGAACGGCTACACAAGTGTTGCATTGACAAAATTAGATGTGTTAACAGGCCTTGAAATTAATAAGATATGTGTTGCCTACGAACTTGATGGGGAAAAACTGGATTATCCACCTATTGATACTTCCGATCTTGAAAGGTGTAAACCTGTTTATAAAGAGATGCCTGGCTGGTCTGACGATCTCACAGATGTCAAAAGCTATGCAGATGTTCCCGAAGCTGCCCGCAACTATGTTGAGCGCCTTGAAGAATTGATGGGCGTACCTATTGAATACGTGTCCGTAGGACCTGGCAGGGAGCAAACTTTCAAGAAATAATGCACTATTATCTATGATACAATGCATGGGTATGGTGGGATATACGAAAGCTGCCGAAACACGTATATACTAATCAATAAATTACAACCCTATTTCCATGCACACATTATGATAGATAATTATACTTGCTGGTAACAAGTTTACTGAATAAATCAACTACAAATAAAAATCCAATCGATACATTTCATTCCAAGGAGGATAAGATGACTACAGCATATGATGTTCCTGCTGCAAATATTATTGCAAAGGTGGCAGAGAAGTTAAAAGAGAACGAGCAGATCAATGCTCCCGTATGGGCAGCTCACGTTAAGACAGGTGTTCACAAAGAATTGCCACCTATTGATAATGAATGGTGGTACACCCGCTGTGCAGCTATCATGAGGACCATTTACATGGAAGGTCCTATCGGTGTGGAGAGATTAAGGTCTGTCTATGGTGGTAAGAAGAGGAGAGGCGCAAACCCTTCCAAGAAAGCAAAAGGAAGCGGCTCTGTCGCAAGGGAAGCAGCTCAGCAGCTCGAAAATGCAGGTTTTGTCCGCAAGTTGAAGAGCGGAAGAGTAATCGCTCCTGCTGGCCAGTCACTGCTTGACAATATGGCAGTTGAGGTCAAGAACGAGCTTGTCGAAACAATTCCAGAGCTTGCAAAGTACTGAATGGGTTTAAGGGAGTTGATCTCCCCTCCTGCTCAGATACATAATAATTGCTATATGATGGTTCCATTGGAGCCATTATAATTAAATCGGAAAGGACGTGATGAAGTAATGGTGGACGATATTGAAGCTATCCGAAGAAAGAGACTTGCTGAAATGCAGCAGCAACAGCAGGCTGCTCCCCAGATGCAAAATGATGCCCAGGCCGCATACCAGCAGGAACAGGCACAGGCTGAAAGGGATGCCCAGGTCCAGGCGGTCCTTCGTCAGATCATGACTCCGGAGGCGCGTGAGAGGCTGACTCGCCTGAAACTATCACGCAAGGAACTGGCTGAGCAACTTGAATCCCAGCTTGTGATGCTTGCTCAAAGTGGTCGCTTACAGTCAATGATCGATGATGATAAGCTTAAAGTGCTCCTTTCACAGATGCAGCCTAAAAAACGTGAACCAACCATCACACGCATGTGAACATGAAAGCTCAGGTACTGTTCAGTGGAGGAAAAGATAGTTCACTATCAGCAATATTGCTTGATCCCTTCTTTGATGTCGAACTTGTGACTTGCAGTTTCTCTATCCTTCCGGTTGGGGAAGTTGCAAAGGTTGCCGCAGATGAGTTGGGTTATTCCCACAGAGTACTGGAACTTGACAGGTGCATATTAGAATCCGCTTTGGAGATCATAATAGATGATGGTTATCCAAGGAACGCTATCAATTACATACACAAGGCCGTGATCGAGACACTTGCAAAGGAAGATGAGGTCTCTCTGATTGCGGATGGCGTCAGGCGCGATGATCGTGTTCCGAAACTGACCGATTCAGAAGTTCGAAGCATAGAGGACCGGTTCAGTGTAAGTTACATATGCCCTCTTCATGGGTATGGTAGAAGTGCCGTTAATTTGCTGGTGAGCCGATATCTGGTGATCGAAGAAGGTCAAAGTGATAGTATTGCAAAAGCAGACTATGAAACTGAGCTTCGTGAACTGATAAGGCAGCAATATGGTGATGAAAAAGTACTTGAAATCTTTCCGGAACATGTTCAATCGAGGGTTATCAGGCGTGTCTGATAGTCTTACGATGTTTTGGATAAGCAATTTAATAAGCAATTTGTTATGTGAAGGCAGGAATCTATCGTACATAGATTAATAATTTATAGGATAATCGATTTATAGACGCAAATCTTTTAGATTGGCGTTACAATTAATCAATTCACAGGTGAGATAAGTGAGCCACAATACAAAAGGACAGAAAATAAGGTTGGCAAAAGCGCACAATCAGAATCAGCGCGTTCCAACCTGGGTTATCATAAAGACTAACAGACACGTTGTTAGCCACCCTAAGAGAAGACACTGGAGAAGAAATAGTTTAGATGTAAAGTAAGGTGATGACAATGGCAGAAGACGCGGTAAAGGAACAGATATACACAATTCCACTACGCCAGGCAAAGCTTGCACCAAGGTGGAAACGTTCCAGCAGGGCAATTTCACTTATCAGAAAATATCTGGTAAGACACATGAAGGCAGAACCTTCACAGATCAAGATCGATGCTTCCGTCAACCACAAGGTTTGGGAGAGAGGTTCTCAGAAACCACCATCTTCAATACGCATTCGTGCAGCTAAGTTCGAAGATGGGGAAGTTCAGGCAGAACTTGCCTGATCCTTCTTTCGATGATGGATAATATTCAACAAAAGTATAAAGGACAATAATGATCAAAACCGTGAACATTTACGACAATCCCGTTCTAGGGGTTTTTGCCACATGCACAGAGGATGTGGCAGTTGTTCCTATTGGTACAACTAAGAAGGCCATTGATATGATCGCAGAACTGCTTGATGTCAGGGTCATCTCTACACTGGTAAATGGCAGTACTGTTGTTGGTTCTCTTTCCAGGGGCAACTCGAATGGTTTTTTACTATCCAGGGATGCTAGTGTCAACGATCTTAAAGACGTTGATGTCCCTGTGGAAGTGCTTCCAGACAGGCTCACTGCCACTGGGAATGTGATATTAGCAAATGATACGTCTGCACTGGTGCATCCGGATATCAGTGACAGGTCCATGGAAGTTATATCAAGGGTTCTTGGTGTGGATGTTCATAGGGGTACAATTGCAGGCCTCGGTACGGTTGGAATGTCCGGCGTAGCTACTAACAAGGGACTTCTGGTTCACCCAATGGTGACGCAGGAGGAACTTGCGCATCTTGAGGAAGTGTTCGGACTTTCTGTGGATGTGGGAACTACAAATTATGGCTCACAAGCCGTAGGTTCCGGATTACTGGCCAACTCGAAAGGGTATGTAGCAGGTTCCAATACAACTGGACATGAGCTAGGTAGGATTGAGGATGCTCTGTTCTTTGATTGATCATATTATTGTTAAAATTTAAATTATAAAACAGGTGATTCCGTATGCAGAATTATGTTGTCAAAGGCACATTCAAAGCAGGTCATTCTTGGGAAAATTTTACTAAGACCGTTGAGAGCCAGAACGAGAAGAATGCTCGTGAAAAGACGTATTCCACTTTCGGCAGTAAACATCATATTAACAGATCATTGATCAAGATCGATAGTATCGTAGAGGCGTGAAGCACATGTCAGAATTAAGTGAGCAGGATGTGAGGAATCTCGCATCTCAGCATCGCGAGCTCCAGAATCAGGCAGAATCCCTGCAGCAGCAGATGGGAATGGTTCAGATGTCCATCGAAGAGTGCACACGTGCAATAGGAACTCTCGAGGAACTTGAAGCTGTTTCCGGCAGTATCAACACGATGCTTCCTCTTGGAGGCGGTGCATTCGTACATGCAAATGTCGCAAATCTCGAGAAGGTTGTTGTAAGTGTTGGTGCAGGCATAAGCGTGGAGAAACCCCCTGCTGAAGCAAAGGAACTCCTTAATCAGCGCAAAGAAGAGCTAAATAAGGTAGTTGAACGCTTGAATGGATCAATTGCTCAGGTCGGACAGCGTATCCAGTCCATAGAATCTATGGTTGGTAACAGAAGTCCGCAGTGATCCTGTTCATGAAGTTCTGATACTTTTTTTATTTTTATTATTTTTAAGGATGAGTTTGCGTGTTCAATAAACTCAAGGATAAACTCAGTAATTTCAAGCAATCGATTGGAAAAACGATCGATGAGAAAGCAGTTGATCTTGAAGAGCCGGTGGTAGAATCTGTTGAAGTACCAGCTGAAGAGTTGGTTGCCGAACCTATCGAAGAGTCCGTCATTCCAGAGGAAAAAACTTCCACTCCTGAAGCTTCAACTACTCCTGTAGTCCAGCCAGAATCAAAACCCTCATTCAAGCAGAAAATAGGCTTTGCCCAGAAGGCCAAAGCTCTTGTTTTTGAGCGTGAGGTCATACTGGACGAGGGTGATATCAGCGATTCCCTCTGGGAACTGGAGGTGGCATTGCTTGAAAGTGATATTGCTATTACCGTTGCTGAAGCTATTGTCGAAGCTGTCAAAGCAGAACTTGTGGGCAGCCGTAAAAAGATTGGAAGTAACACTGGTGAACATGTGGAGCAGGCTCTTAGGACTGCCATTTATAATGTGATGTCTGCTAATGTTTTCGACCTTGACGAATATATAGAAAAGGCTGATAAGCCTGTTCATATAGTTTTCATAGGCATTAACGGAACCGGCAAGACCACAACGATCTCCAAGATGGCAAAACGTCTGAAAGATATGAAATATTCTGTTGTCATTGCAGCAGGTGACACTTTCAGGGCAGGGGCTATTGACCAGATCGCTATCCATGCAGAACGAATTGGCGTAAAACTGATAAAACATCAGGAAGGCGGCGATCCTGCTGCTGTTGTCTATGATGCGGTACAGCATGCAAAGGCCCACAATGTGGATGTCATTCTTTCTGATACTGCAGGCAGGATGCACACCAATGTGAATCTCATGGCACAGCTTGAAAAGGTTTGTCGTGTAAGCACTCCTGATCTTATCATCTTTGTTGATGAGGCCGTTGCAGGGAACGATGCTGTAGAGCGTGCAGAGCAGTTCAACGCTGCTGTCCCTATCGATGGGTCCATACTGACAAAAACAGATGCAGATTCAAAAGGTGGCGCAGCGATCTCTATCGCATATATCACTGGAAAACCGATCCTTTTCCTTGGAATGGGTCAGGGATATGATGATCTTAGGAAATTTGATCCGCAATGGTTTGTAGACCAGTTGTTCGAATGAGAAGATCCTAATAAAGACACTTTAAAAAAAATCTTAACGAAAAAAGGTCTTTGAGTTTATCAAGGACCTTCTTTGTTATCTTTTTGTTTAATTTTCATTTAGTTTTGCATTTTATTATATTCGATTGTATTCCCTTATATAATGGCATACTTAACCAAATTTTACTATTTCTCAGACCTTGCATCCGCTTTTAATATCGCTTGCAAGTTCTTCAAGACGTTTGTTAACATTGTCTCCGGATGCGACGATGTCCACAAAAGCAGATCCCACGATAATGCCGTCAGCTCCTGCTGCAACAACTTTTGAAGCCTGTTCTCCGTTCGAGATCCCAAATCCGACAGCTTTTGGTATGTCGGTCTTCACCCTGGAAAGTATCTGTGCAGTAGCATCGGTGACCTCTGAACGTGCTCCTGTAACGCCAAGTCTTGAGACAATGTAAACAAAGCCGGAACTTTTTTCCAGTATCATCTTTATTCTCTCATCTGTGGTAACAGGTGCTATCAGGAAGATCAGGTCTACACCGTTAGTTGAACATGATCTTGCAAGTTCTTCACTTTCCTCTGCAGGCAGGTCTGGTACTATAAGTCCGCTAATGCCGGAGTTTACACAATCTTTCACGAATTTGTCAAGACCTCGCTGGAATATCAGGTTATAGTATGTCATGCAGACAAGAGGTACATCAACATCAAGGGATGCAACCAGTTCAAAGTACCTGTCAGGGTTCATTCCGGCTGCAAGTGCTCTTTCGGATGCTTCCTGTATCGTAGGTCCGTCTGCAACAGGGTCTGAAAAAGGTAATCCCAGTTCGATGATGTCGGCACCGCCTTTTATAAGTGAATCAACGATTGCTGGTGTTGCCTCAATATTTGGATCTCCTGCGCAAACATATGCCAGTAAAGCAGCTTCTTTCTTAGCATTAAGTTCAATGAATTTAGTAGATAATTGCATTTTACTCACCCCTGTCGATCTTTCGAACAGCTTCAAGGTCTTTGTCTCCTCTTCCTGAAAGGTTGATAACCACAAGTTCACCAAGCTCTCCTGATTCTGCTGCTTCCATGACATGGGCAACTGCGTGTGATGATTCCAGTGCCGGGATGATGCCTTCCATAAGGCTTAGTTCATGGAATGCATTGAGTGCCATGTCATCATTTGCAACGCGCGGTGTAAGTCTGCCAATATCTGCAAGATATGCCAGTTCAGGTCCCACTCCGGAATAGTCCAGTCCGGCAGAAACAGAACTTGATTCCAGGATCTGTCCATGTTTGTCCTGCAGGATACGGGTGCGAGCTCCCTGGAGGACGCCATCTTCTCCCACTGAAAGTGATGCGGAGTGGAGTGCAGCTCCTTCTGTCTGTTTCATCCCGCTACCTCCGGCTTCCACAGCAACAAGCTTCACGTTTTTCTCTTCAACAAACGGATGGAAGATCCCCATGGCATTACTGCCACCACCTGTGCAGGCTACTATGGAATCAGGGTAACGTCCTTCCTTATCCATTATCTGCTGTTTGACCTCATTTCCTATCACACTCTGGAAATCCCTGACCATCATTGGGTATGGATGTGGTCCCACTACTGAACCTATAAGGTAGTGAGTTTCCTCGACATTTGAGACCCAATCCCGTAAAGCTTCATTGATTGCATCTTTGAGCGTCTTTGAACCGGATTCTACGGGATGTACTTCCGTTCCCATAAGCTCCATGCGGTAAACATTCATTCGTTGCCTGACGGTGTCCTTTGCCCCCATGTAAACGTGGGTCTGGAATCCCATGTTCGTACCTGCCATAGCGGTTGCAGTTCCATGCTGTCCTGCTCCGGTCTCAGCTACAAGTCTTGTCTTACCCATGTATTTTGCAAGCAGTGCCTGGCCGATGGTATTGTTCAGTTTGTGTGCTCCACCGTGTACGAGATCCTCTCTTTTCAGGTAGATCTTAACACCGTATTTCTTGCTCATGTTCTTTGCATAATACAATGGGGTCTCACGTCCGGCAAAGTCCTTGAGGTAATAATCCAGTTCCTTCAGGAATTCTGGATCATTTTTATATTTTTCATACCCTTCCTCAAGTTCCTCAAGTGCGGGCATAAGTATCTCAGGGACAAATTGTCCTCCGTACTTGCCATACTTTGGTCCACTCATTTCATTTCCTCCTAATTGTCAATTGTATTTCAGTCAAGAGCATCAACAAGCTCTTTTGTCTTGCTGTAAATATCGTCATTTTTCACGATGGATGTTCCAATGAGTATCGCATCGGCACCAGCTGAGATCATCCTTCTCACATCATCTGCAGTATGAACTCCACTTTCACTTATTATGAGATGTTCAGTATCGCTCATGCGATCGTGTTCTTTTATTATTGGTATAAGTTCTTCTGTTGTTGCAATGTCCACTTGCATTGTTGTAAGGTTCCTGTTGTTAATTCCAATGATCCTTGCTGAGGTGTCAAGTGCATTGAGCAGTTCTTCTTCATTGTGCACTTCGACCAGAGGTTCGAATCCCTTTGAACGTGCATATAGGATGAAATCTTCAAGTTTCTCATTTAGAAGTCCTGCAATAAGCAGTATAAGGTCACTTTTAACTTCATCGAACTGGACCTTGTCAATTATAAAGTCCTTTCTGAGGACTGGCAATGATATATTTTCCCTGACCGCTGTCAGGTTATCTGTGGATCCGTTAAAAAATTCAGGTTCAGTTAGGACAGAGATTGCAACAGCTCCGGCCTTTTCCATTTCTGTGGCTATTCTCTTTGCTTCGGTAGGATCTATATCTCTTATTTTCATTGATGGGGATGCTGGCTTTACCTCAGAAATGATAGGAGCTTTTCCCTTCTGTTTTTTCGATAATATTGAGTTGATTATGTTTTGTGTATTGGGTGTGGAATTATCTAGGGGTATGCTATTATTTTTAAATTCATAAAGTTTTTTAACCCTATTTTCAGTTGAATTTATTATTTTATGTATTGCAGAATGCATAATAACCACTTGTGTACAATGATGTCTAATGATGTACATAATACTTATTGTATATACGTTTTGCGGATTATAAAATATTCTCAAGTATTGCTGCTATATAGTGTACAGGCATTTCATGTTCTGAATTATTTTGGTAGGTAGTTAGGGTACACAAGACTGTTAAATAGATACGATCGTTATAATTAGCCTACTAATATCAATTCTGTAGTGACGGCTGTTTTATCTTTTCGAATGTCTTTTTTAGTAATAATTGCTGCAAAGGTTAAAATGCATAGTTGTGATAGCAATGCAAATTGCTGTGCTTAAAAGTAGTACTGGATTCTTTCTATTCATCTTTTCTAATTATATAATAACTTCTTATACAAAAAATCCAGTCGTTTACGTTTGAAGCAAAGGTTTATTTGAAATCTCCAACCGGTGAGTATTTATACGATATTCTTCAGACTCATAATGATTATAATGATATTAACTTTAAGTAATATGTAGCATTGTTTGTTTGGGCTATAAGCTTTAGAAAGGATGAAAACAATTACTTAAATGCCTCGATACTTGTTCTGGATTCAGGCTTGAGCCTTAATTCAATGACAACCGGGGATATCCAGATAATTCCATAAAATGGGTTCCAAACGATTCAAAGTTTAGCATTCAACTCTGAATTTGAATGAAAAATACATGACATAATCATAATTCAATGATCGAATATAACTTATGAGGAGATGAATAAATGAAAGCAAACAGGCATCTGATGAGAAAAGATGAGTGTGGACAAGTAGGTATAGGCACACTTATCATCTTCATCGCAATGGTATTGGTAGCTGCGGTAGCTGCCGCGGTATTGATCCAGACATCTGGTGTTCTTCAGGATAGGGCACAGTCAACTGGTACACAAGCTGCTCAGGAAGTATCAACCAACATGATGATCAAGAGCATTGAAGGTGTAAGGTCCAGTAATGGTACCGAGCTCTCTGACACCGTTGACCTTCTCAAGGTCAAAGTAGCACTCAATATTGGTAGTTCTGCCATGGACCTTAATCAGTTTGTCATTACTGTGACCGATGGTGTGACTACAAATGATCTTGTCTATGCTGGTAATGATAAAACACATAGTACTGCCATGGCTGGTTTCTCTTCATCTGCAAACGCTTCCGCAAATACAATTCAGTTACTCACAAACAACACAACTGGTGTCGGTGAGAACGGCAAGTACTTCTTCACTGTTGAGAAGATGAGGGATGATGACGAGTCATTCTCACAGGATAGTCCAATTATGAACCAGGGAGATTTTGTTACGATCTACATCTCTACTGTAGGCAATGCTGCAACAGGTAACACAGCTGTTGGTGATTTGACTGTATCGTCTGGCAGTCTCGATAATACCGGGCTTACAATCGAACCAAGATCAACATTCAGCCTAATACTAACTCCTGAAGCTGGTTCATCAACTACTGCGAAGTTTACAGCACCATCCTTTGGTCTGGACACAAATATTGCCCTCAAGGCATAAGGTGAATTAATTCACCTTATTCTTTTTTATTTTTAAAACCGTGAATATCAATATTTATATTATTTTGACCATTAATTTATCTTAGTGTATTATATTGCCTTCAGGTTATTAATCTAAAAATAATGTGGTAAAAATTGTATCTGGTTG
This genomic interval carries:
- a CDS encoding DNA-binding protein, producing MVDDIEAIRRKRLAEMQQQQQAAPQMQNDAQAAYQQEQAQAERDAQVQAVLRQIMTPEARERLTRLKLSRKELAEQLESQLVMLAQSGRLQSMIDDDKLKVLLSQMQPKKREPTITRM
- a CDS encoding translation initiation factor IF-6: MIKTVNIYDNPVLGVFATCTEDVAVVPIGTTKKAIDMIAELLDVRVISTLVNGSTVVGSLSRGNSNGFLLSRDASVNDLKDVDVPVEVLPDRLTATGNVILANDTSALVHPDISDRSMEVISRVLGVDVHRGTIAGLGTVGMSGVATNKGLLVHPMVTQEELAHLEEVFGLSVDVGTTNYGSQAVGSGLLANSKGYVAGSNTTGHELGRIEDALFFD
- a CDS encoding 50S ribosomal protein L39e codes for the protein MSHNTKGQKIRLAKAHNQNQRVPTWVIIKTNRHVVSHPKRRHWRRNSLDVK
- the pfdA gene encoding prefoldin subunit alpha; this translates as MSELSEQDVRNLASQHRELQNQAESLQQQMGMVQMSIEECTRAIGTLEELEAVSGSINTMLPLGGGAFVHANVANLEKVVVSVGAGISVEKPPAEAKELLNQRKEELNKVVERLNGSIAQVGQRIQSIESMVGNRSPQ
- the ftsY gene encoding signal recognition particle-docking protein FtsY, which encodes MFNKLKDKLSNFKQSIGKTIDEKAVDLEEPVVESVEVPAEELVAEPIEESVIPEEKTSTPEASTTPVVQPESKPSFKQKIGFAQKAKALVFEREVILDEGDISDSLWELEVALLESDIAITVAEAIVEAVKAELVGSRKKIGSNTGEHVEQALRTAIYNVMSANVFDLDEYIEKADKPVHIVFIGINGTGKTTTISKMAKRLKDMKYSVVIAAGDTFRAGAIDQIAIHAERIGVKLIKHQEGGDPAAVVYDAVQHAKAHNVDVILSDTAGRMHTNVNLMAQLEKVCRVSTPDLIIFVDEAVAGNDAVERAEQFNAAVPIDGSILTKTDADSKGGAAISIAYITGKPILFLGMGQGYDDLRKFDPQWFVDQLFE
- a CDS encoding 50S ribosomal protein L31e, whose protein sequence is MAEDAVKEQIYTIPLRQAKLAPRWKRSSRAISLIRKYLVRHMKAEPSQIKIDASVNHKVWERGSQKPPSSIRIRAAKFEDGEVQAELA
- a CDS encoding acyltransferase — encoded protein: MHNINLKIHSSARVYGSSTIGDNSVVLENVILGYPEHKILSRIVEENGRIEDSDFQGCEIGSNSFIRPNTTIFSNVRTGSNFKTGHNCMIRENTIIGNNVLIGTNVIIDGNVTIGNNVSIQGNVYIPTDVMIEDNVFIGPCAVLANDKYPIRKEYKPEGPIIRKGASIGANATILPGVEIGEGAFIAGGALVTREVPPWKLAIGCPAKIKELPEELRSLNSI
- a CDS encoding adenylosuccinate synthase, with translation MFTILTGSQFGDEGKGKIVDLLSKDYDLVVRFQGGDNAGHTVTVGEDVYKLHLIPSGFLLDSRVLIGPGTVLNPEVLAEEIDMLAKGGVDIHSDKLGIDAKTSIIMPYHIEQDGLRESSRKEKIGTTKRGIAFAYMDKIARDEIRMGDLVNSEKLLSRLSLIAASKEAAIKELGGDPSIVTDKELIDKYVELGKRLAPYVTDVSYEVNKAIADGKNVMAEGAQGTHLDVIHGTQKFVTSSSTIAGSACANLGVGPTKVDEVLGIVKAYITRVGEGPLPTELDDEAGKHLHDVGHEFGTTTGRSRRCGWFDLPLLKKAIFLNGYTSVALTKLDVLTGLEINKICVAYELDGEKLDYPPIDTSDLERCKPVYKEMPGWSDDLTDVKSYADVPEAARNYVERLEELMGVPIEYVSVGPGREQTFKK
- the trpA gene encoding tryptophan synthase subunit alpha, producing the protein MQLSTKFIELNAKKEAALLAYVCAGDPNIEATPAIVDSLIKGGADIIELGLPFSDPVADGPTIQEASERALAAGMNPDRYFELVASLDVDVPLVCMTYYNLIFQRGLDKFVKDCVNSGISGLIVPDLPAEESEELARSCSTNGVDLIFLIAPVTTDERIKMILEKSSGFVYIVSRLGVTGARSEVTDATAQILSRVKTDIPKAVGFGISNGEQASKVVAAGADGIIVGSAFVDIVASGDNVNKRLEELASDIKSGCKV
- a CDS encoding DegT/DnrJ/EryC1/StrS family aminotransferase, with translation MIPIAKPNIGDEEIDAVSEVLASGNIAEGKRVAEFESAFAEFIGTDHAIAVNSGTAALHAALLAHGIGKGDEVITTSFSFIATANSIMYTGARPVFVDIEPETFNIDTSLIENSITKDTKALMPVHLYGHPAEMKQINEIAKDHDLAIIEDACQAHGATYQGKKVGSFGTGAFSFYPTKNMTTSEGGIITTNDSEIARKARMIRAHGSQERYLHEMLGYNFRMTDIAAAIGLVQLKKVNGFNLKRQKNAHLLSEGLKSASGITIPTIRKGCEHMFHQYTIRTESRDDLITKLTENGIGTGIYYPIPIHMQPTYIDAGYNYDLPVCEKAAKEVISLPVHPGVLENDLKHIIKTVIEGVK
- a CDS encoding DUF7411 family protein, translated to MKAQVLFSGGKDSSLSAILLDPFFDVELVTCSFSILPVGEVAKVAADELGYSHRVLELDRCILESALEIIIDDGYPRNAINYIHKAVIETLAKEDEVSLIADGVRRDDRVPKLTDSEVRSIEDRFSVSYICPLHGYGRSAVNLLVSRYLVIEEGQSDSIAKADYETELRELIRQQYGDEKVLEIFPEHVQSRVIRRV
- a CDS encoding 30S ribosomal protein S19e is translated as MTTAYDVPAANIIAKVAEKLKENEQINAPVWAAHVKTGVHKELPPIDNEWWYTRCAAIMRTIYMEGPIGVERLRSVYGGKKRRGANPSKKAKGSGSVAREAAQQLENAGFVRKLKSGRVIAPAGQSLLDNMAVEVKNELVETIPELAKY
- the rpl18a gene encoding 50S ribosomal protein L18Ae, with protein sequence MQNYVVKGTFKAGHSWENFTKTVESQNEKNAREKTYSTFGSKHHINRSLIKIDSIVEA